The Candidatus Mycosynbacter amalyticus genome contains the following window.
CATAATGTCCTGCACCGTTGGGACCAAAGTGACTATGGGCGCCACTAGGAGCGGCAAGTGTATCGAGAAGAGGCGAGACATATTCATAGATAGAGCGATTACCACCCACCATCATGCAGAAACCGCGCTTAAATCCGTGCACACCACCGCTCGTACCTATGTCAAGCAGGTTGCAGCCTTTGGCGCTCACGCGCTCTGCACGCGCCGAGTCGCCACGATAGTCGCTATTACCGCCATCGATGATGTTACTTCCCTCCGGTGCAAGCGCGAGCCACTCGTCGATTGCGGTGTCGATCACATTGGCCGGAATCATGACCCACACGAGGATTGGTTCGCCCGCAAATGCCGCTACGGCCTCTTCCTTGCTGTACGCAGCAATTGCGCCTTTGTCGGCCATGACTTTTACCGGCTCAGGGCTGCGGTTGTGCGCCACAACTTCGTGGCCATCCGCCAGTAGCTTCTCAGCAATTTGTCCGCCCATGCGTCCGAGGCCATCGATAATAATCTTCATAGTACTCCCTCCTTGTTGGTGTGTGATGTCAGTCAGCAAAATCGCTGAAAAGCGTACTCCGTGGCACGGTTTTCAACGCTTGTGCGGGCTGATCTAATAGTGGTACATCTTCGTGCAGCAGCTGACGCAGCGCTGGGTATTTGTCTGTGCCGTGCGCGTAGGCTACTACCTCATCTAGCTCGGAAATCGCTTTTGGCGTCATAGTGACGCGAGCAAAATCAGCACCCATGAATTGCGCTGCGTACTCATCGCTTGTCACCGCCACAGTATGCGGCTTGATACCCGCCGTATGCCCATCGGCACCGATACCGAAAAGGCCGATTTTGTAGTCGTAGGTGGCAAACAACCGCTCCAACTTATCGCCGAAATCTTGTGCTGTCGTCTCGGCATCTTCGCCGCGCAGCACTCGATATGCGTTGATAGTACTCACATTGAAACCAAGCTGCTCGAGCTGGATCCAGTTTTCGTCTGGGTGATTCGGTCGACCATACCGCTCATCTGTCAGTGTGATGCATAGCTTGGAGGTATCGACGTCTTCAAGTCCCACCAATACTTTAGTGGCCACCTTCATAGCCGAACCACCCGGCACTAGCCAGAGCACAGATTCGTCCGCCTGCAGATGGGCGACAAGAGTAGAAGTCAGATATTCGACGATTTGCAGGTCATCTTGTTCGGTCACTAACTTCATAGACATCCTTGAAATTCAGTATACTCGCTTGTCGATGA
Protein-coding sequences here:
- a CDS encoding NADP-dependent phosphogluconate dehydrogenase translates to MKIIIDGLGRMGGQIAEKLLADGHEVVAHNRSPEPVKVMADKGAIAAYSKEEAVAAFAGEPILVWVMIPANVIDTAIDEWLALAPEGSNIIDGGNSDYRGDSARAERVSAKGCNLLDIGTSGGVHGFKRGFCMMVGGNRSIYEYVSPLLDTLAAPSGAHSHFGPNGAGHYVKMVHNAIEYGMMQSLAEGYRMLREGPIADIDLARAGEVWQHSSVITSWLNELSAEALSESPTLDGIDGVVAESGEARWTLETAADLGIPLPAIQASFDVRLASQAGDVNFATKLLAAQRNKFGGHDINGKQ
- a CDS encoding 6-phosphogluconolactonase — encoded protein: MSMKLVTEQDDLQIVEYLTSTLVAHLQADESVLWLVPGGSAMKVATKVLVGLEDVDTSKLCITLTDERYGRPNHPDENWIQLEQLGFNVSTINAYRVLRGEDAETTAQDFGDKLERLFATYDYKIGLFGIGADGHTAGIKPHTVAVTSDEYAAQFMGADFARVTMTPKAISELDEVVAYAHGTDKYPALRQLLHEDVPLLDQPAQALKTVPRSTLFSDFAD